The proteins below come from a single Flavobacterium lindanitolerans genomic window:
- the panD gene encoding aspartate 1-decarboxylase: MQIQVVKSKIHRVMVTGADLNYIGSITIDEALMEASNIIEGEKVSIVNINNGARLETYAIKGNRNSGEITLNGPAARMVQKGDIIIIISYGILDFEEAKTFKPTLVFPNEKDNSLT, translated from the coding sequence ATGCAAATTCAAGTTGTTAAGTCCAAGATTCACCGTGTTATGGTGACTGGAGCAGATTTAAACTACATAGGAAGCATTACAATCGACGAAGCGTTGATGGAAGCTTCTAATATTATTGAAGGAGAAAAGGTTTCTATCGTCAATATCAATAATGGCGCCCGATTAGAAACTTATGCCATTAAAGGAAACAGAAACAGCGGCGAAATCACCCTAAATGGCCCTGCGGCAAGAATGGTACAAAAAGGCGACATCATCATCATTATTTCTTACGGAATTTTAGATTTTGAGGAAGCAAAAACCTTTAAACCGACACTGGTTTTTCCTAACGAAAAGGACAACTCCTTAACTTAG
- the radA gene encoding DNA repair protein RadA, translating to MSKIKTTFFCQNCGAQYSKWQGQCNSCKEWNTIAEEIIQKEDKKDWRSAVSPDSKRVSKPLLIHEIDSAEEIRLDTRDGELNRVLGGGIVPGSLILLGGEPGIGKSTLLLQISLKLPYKTLYVSGEESQKQIKMRAERINPLNDNCYILTETKTQNIFKQIEAIEPEIVIIDSIQTLHTDYIESSAGSISQIRETTAELIKFAKESNVPVILIGHITKDGNIAGPKILEHMVDTVLQFEGDRNHIYRILRSLKNRFGSTAELGIYEMQGTGLREVSNPSEILISHKEEELSGTAIATTLEGMRPLMIEIQALVSTAVYGTPQRSTTGYNAKRLNMILAVLEKRAGFRLGAKDVFLNVTGGISVDDPAIDLAVVASILSSNEDIPVGKDFCFAGEVGLSGEIRPVNRVDQRIQEAEKLGFSTIFVSKYNKITLKNTFIKIRLVSKIEDVVSELFG from the coding sequence ATGTCAAAAATAAAAACGACTTTTTTCTGCCAAAACTGCGGTGCCCAATATTCTAAATGGCAGGGCCAATGCAATTCCTGTAAGGAATGGAATACTATTGCCGAAGAAATAATACAGAAAGAAGACAAAAAGGATTGGAGAAGTGCCGTTTCACCGGATTCAAAAAGAGTTTCAAAACCTCTGCTAATCCATGAAATTGACAGTGCCGAAGAAATACGACTTGACACCAGAGACGGCGAACTAAACCGCGTTCTGGGCGGTGGAATTGTTCCAGGGTCGCTGATTCTTTTAGGTGGCGAACCCGGAATAGGGAAAAGTACGCTGTTGTTGCAAATTTCTCTAAAACTGCCTTACAAAACCTTATACGTTTCCGGAGAAGAAAGCCAGAAGCAGATAAAAATGCGGGCAGAAAGGATTAATCCTTTAAATGACAACTGCTATATCCTTACCGAAACAAAAACGCAGAATATTTTCAAACAGATTGAAGCCATTGAACCGGAAATCGTAATCATCGATTCCATACAAACGCTTCATACAGATTATATCGAATCTTCTGCAGGAAGCATTTCACAAATTCGCGAGACTACGGCAGAACTGATAAAGTTTGCCAAAGAATCAAATGTTCCGGTTATTCTGATTGGACACATTACAAAAGACGGAAATATTGCCGGTCCAAAAATCCTGGAGCACATGGTGGATACCGTCCTGCAGTTTGAAGGCGACAGGAATCATATTTACAGAATATTGCGTTCACTCAAAAACCGTTTTGGCTCAACCGCCGAATTGGGAATCTATGAAATGCAAGGCACCGGATTGAGAGAAGTCTCGAATCCGTCCGAAATTTTAATTTCTCACAAAGAAGAAGAACTTTCCGGAACCGCAATTGCAACCACGCTGGAGGGAATGCGTCCTTTAATGATAGAAATTCAGGCATTGGTAAGCACTGCAGTTTATGGAACACCGCAGCGCAGTACTACAGGATATAATGCCAAACGACTCAACATGATTTTGGCCGTACTTGAAAAAAGGGCCGGATTCCGACTCGGTGCCAAAGATGTTTTTTTGAATGTCACCGGTGGCATTTCCGTAGACGACCCGGCTATTGACCTGGCCGTTGTAGCTTCCATACTTTCCTCTAACGAAGACATTCCTGTTGGAAAAGATTTTTGTTTTGCAGGCGAAGTGGGCCTTTCTGGTGAAATACGTCCCGTCAATCGCGTAGACCAAAGAATTCAGGAGGCTGAAAAACTAGGATTTTCAACCATATTTGTTTCAAAATACAATAAAATCACCCTTAAAAATACTTTTATAAAAATCCGTCTCGTTTCAAAAATTGAAGATGTCGTAAGCGAATTGTTTGGATAA
- a CDS encoding lysylphosphatidylglycerol synthase transmembrane domain-containing protein gives MRKKISKTLSILLPILLGVFLTIYTYNSFTPEQLEEMKSYFRNADYTYIFIALIFGFISHAARAYRWKFMLEHMGYHSPFKNNFMAVWVAYFMNMTIPRSGEVSRALVLKKYEDIPFDKAFGSIIAERVIDFIILLLFIATAVLLQFDILKTFLLNTIPVEKLLVYGIVAFVVFLSAILLFIYSKSKWILMIKGKISGLTEGLFSVWKMEKKWPFLFYTAIIWLAYVLTFYTAIFALEETSGISFGVVVTAFVIGSLAISFSNGGFGVFPVLIAGILALYGVPKEAGTAFGWIIWTSQTVQIIILGGLSFLLLPILNRKK, from the coding sequence TTGAGAAAAAAAATCAGCAAAACATTATCCATACTTCTCCCAATTTTATTGGGAGTTTTTTTGACTATATATACCTATAATTCGTTTACTCCTGAACAACTGGAAGAAATGAAAAGCTATTTCAGGAATGCTGATTACACTTATATTTTTATTGCCTTAATTTTCGGATTCATCAGCCACGCAGCAAGAGCCTACAGATGGAAATTCATGCTGGAACACATGGGATACCATTCTCCGTTTAAAAATAACTTCATGGCTGTCTGGGTTGCTTATTTTATGAATATGACAATCCCGAGGTCCGGAGAAGTTTCAAGGGCTCTTGTTTTGAAAAAATATGAAGATATTCCTTTTGACAAGGCATTTGGCAGTATTATTGCCGAAAGGGTTATCGATTTTATAATTCTTTTGCTGTTTATTGCAACAGCCGTCCTGTTGCAGTTTGACATATTAAAGACTTTCCTTCTGAACACCATTCCGGTAGAAAAATTATTAGTTTACGGAATTGTCGCCTTTGTAGTTTTCCTTTCAGCCATCCTTCTTTTTATCTATTCAAAATCAAAATGGATTCTGATGATTAAAGGAAAAATTTCCGGATTAACAGAAGGGCTTTTCAGCGTATGGAAAATGGAAAAAAAATGGCCTTTCTTGTTCTATACTGCCATTATATGGCTGGCCTACGTTTTGACTTTTTACACGGCCATTTTTGCTTTGGAAGAAACAAGTGGTATTAGCTTTGGTGTGGTCGTAACAGCTTTCGTAATAGGAAGTCTGGCTATTTCATTTTCAAACGGCGGGTTTGGTGTTTTTCCGGTACTAATTGCCGGTATTTTAGCCTTATATGGCGTACCAAAAGAGGCCGGAACTGCTTTTGGCTGGATTATATGGACTTCACAAACCGTTCAGATAATTATTTTAGGAGGGCTTTCTTTTTTGCTTTTGCCTATTCTGAATAGGAAAAAATAA
- a CDS encoding DUF4270 domain-containing protein has protein sequence MLNNSTFKKLLFLIVGTGFLISCDSEYNSIGADIVDDNDHFGFIKNDGASIVAFNQKTNAVQSNNLPVNPLGVFNNGIFGKTTANFVTQVELKSENPTFREVPSVEKIKSVVLNVPYFATYLETGTDGSNKYELDSIYGNIENKLKLKVYENGYYLRDFDPNGGFVENQKFYSDQNAVFNSVKGQQLNDSGIVEQNDLFVFSPAEHVTQQEGGKVLREAPSMRLDLNKQFFYNKLIAGSSNLVNNNVFKNYFRGLYFQVEEINGSAMSMLDFSKGTITMTYEDKKIKIVNGEEVDDGVQEKTIVLNLKGNTVSLLDYTPTTASQTYDNIVANPVSGDQKLYLKGGNGSVAMIDLFGGGNSAELEALRAQAISGNWLINEANLVFYVDQPVMLNNFEPNRIYVYNAKDNRPLTDYLFDVTVNGAKPKYAKRVFGGTAKLTGKIGDNDRRAIQYKVRITEHIKNVLFKDSTNVRLGVAVTEDISKSTSMSLRTPQTAFTKVPLSSVMNPLGTVLYGTAPVPSNEDKRLKLEIYYTKPN, from the coding sequence ATGCTTAATAATTCGACTTTTAAGAAGCTTCTTTTTCTTATCGTGGGTACCGGTTTTCTGATTTCGTGTGATAGCGAATACAATTCTATAGGTGCTGATATTGTAGACGACAACGATCATTTTGGATTTATAAAAAATGATGGAGCGTCAATTGTGGCTTTTAACCAAAAAACAAATGCCGTACAATCCAATAACCTTCCTGTGAATCCTTTAGGGGTTTTTAACAATGGTATTTTTGGAAAAACCACCGCCAATTTTGTGACACAGGTAGAATTAAAAAGCGAAAACCCTACTTTTAGAGAAGTGCCTAGTGTAGAAAAGATAAAATCTGTCGTTTTGAATGTTCCGTATTTCGCGACTTATCTTGAAACCGGAACCGATGGAAGTAATAAGTATGAGTTGGATTCGATATATGGAAATATTGAGAATAAATTAAAGCTCAAAGTTTATGAAAACGGATACTATTTAAGGGATTTTGACCCGAATGGAGGTTTCGTTGAAAATCAGAAATTCTATTCTGATCAAAATGCGGTTTTTAATAGTGTAAAGGGACAGCAGTTGAACGATTCGGGAATTGTTGAGCAAAATGATCTTTTTGTTTTCAGCCCGGCTGAGCATGTGACCCAGCAGGAAGGTGGAAAGGTTTTGAGAGAAGCTCCTAGTATGAGGCTTGACCTAAATAAACAGTTTTTTTATAATAAGCTTATTGCGGGAAGTAGTAATCTGGTTAATAACAACGTCTTTAAAAATTATTTCAGAGGGCTGTATTTCCAGGTAGAAGAGATTAATGGAAGCGCCATGTCAATGTTGGATTTTTCCAAGGGAACAATAACCATGACTTATGAGGATAAGAAGATAAAAATCGTAAATGGTGAAGAAGTAGATGATGGTGTTCAGGAAAAGACAATTGTTCTTAATTTAAAAGGGAATACGGTAAGTTTGTTGGATTATACTCCGACAACCGCTAGTCAGACTTATGATAACATAGTGGCGAATCCTGTTTCAGGCGACCAAAAGCTTTATTTAAAAGGAGGTAACGGTTCTGTAGCGATGATTGATTTGTTTGGAGGAGGAAACTCGGCCGAATTGGAAGCATTGCGAGCGCAGGCAATTTCAGGCAATTGGTTAATTAATGAAGCGAATCTGGTGTTTTATGTTGACCAACCTGTCATGCTGAATAATTTTGAGCCGAATAGGATTTACGTCTATAACGCAAAGGATAACCGCCCATTAACAGATTATCTTTTTGATGTTACAGTCAACGGAGCGAAACCAAAATATGCAAAAAGGGTTTTTGGTGGAACGGCAAAACTAACGGGCAAAATCGGAGATAATGATAGAAGAGCAATCCAATATAAAGTAAGAATTACGGAACATATTAAAAATGTCCTGTTTAAAGACTCAACAAACGTGCGTCTGGGTGTTGCCGTTACGGAAGATATTTCAAAATCGACGAGCATGTCATTAAGAACGCCTCAGACAGCTTTTACCAAAGTGCCTCTTTCTTCAGTAATGAATCCATTGGGAACGGTGCTGTATGGAACAGCTCCGGTACCATCAAACGAAGACAAGCGACTAAAGCTTGAAATTTATTATACCAAGCCTAACTAA
- a CDS encoding alpha/beta hydrolase: MKNFITTAFCIFSFSLFAQKSIEEVKSEKLNGTRQITISLPPAYEKEPDRKFPLVILLDGEYLFDAFNGTLSYSNYWDDLPPVIMVGISQNKKGERFVDSQFDKESGLPEEGGSRFYEFIGSELIPALEKKYRIAPFRVIAGHDTTAGFLNFYLYKDQPLFNAYISLSPEFAPEMETRIAERLAFFKQPIFYYLATADGDLKKMQKRIKDLDENIKKVGNPNLNYRFDEFKNATHYSLVPYAIPNALYQIFSAYQPISTTEFQEKIATLPGGYVDYLANKYEIIEKSLGIKMPIRVNDFKAIEAAILKNKAYAEFEKLSGLAKKSYPKSMLADYELGMMYEHTGDFKKAFKSYQNAYTKNEIGDLTKDMMLEKVDEMKSK; encoded by the coding sequence ATGAAGAATTTCATTACCACTGCTTTTTGTATTTTTTCTTTTAGCCTGTTTGCCCAAAAAAGCATTGAAGAAGTAAAATCAGAAAAACTCAACGGTACACGTCAGATTACTATTTCACTTCCTCCAGCCTATGAAAAAGAACCGGATAGAAAATTTCCACTTGTGATTCTTTTGGATGGCGAATATCTTTTTGACGCTTTTAACGGTACTTTATCCTACTCTAATTATTGGGACGACCTGCCGCCTGTCATAATGGTTGGTATCAGCCAGAATAAAAAAGGAGAACGGTTTGTTGACAGCCAGTTCGACAAAGAAAGCGGACTTCCGGAAGAAGGCGGTTCCCGTTTCTATGAGTTCATAGGTTCTGAACTGATTCCTGCTCTGGAGAAAAAATACCGAATCGCCCCGTTTAGAGTTATTGCAGGACATGATACTACTGCCGGTTTTTTAAACTTTTACCTTTATAAAGACCAACCGCTGTTTAACGCCTATATTTCCCTTAGCCCGGAATTTGCTCCTGAAATGGAAACCAGAATTGCAGAAAGACTGGCCTTTTTCAAACAGCCTATTTTTTATTATCTGGCTACTGCCGATGGTGATTTGAAAAAAATGCAAAAAAGAATCAAAGACCTGGACGAAAACATAAAAAAAGTAGGCAATCCTAATCTTAACTACCGTTTTGACGAGTTCAAGAACGCAACACACTATTCGCTGGTGCCTTATGCTATTCCGAATGCCCTGTACCAGATTTTCTCGGCATACCAGCCTATTTCTACTACAGAATTTCAGGAAAAAATTGCAACACTTCCTGGCGGCTATGTAGATTATCTGGCAAACAAATATGAAATTATTGAAAAATCATTAGGAATAAAAATGCCTATCCGCGTCAATGATTTTAAAGCGATTGAAGCTGCCATCTTAAAAAACAAGGCTTATGCCGAATTTGAAAAATTATCCGGACTTGCCAAAAAGAGCTATCCAAAATCCATGCTGGCAGATTATGAACTGGGAATGATGTATGAACATACGGGAGATTTCAAAAAGGCATTCAAATCGTATCAAAATGCCTATACTAAAAATGAAATTGGCGACCTAACCAAAGATATGATGCTTGAAAAAGTAGACGAAATGAAGAGCAAATAA
- the glmS gene encoding glutamine--fructose-6-phosphate transaminase (isomerizing) — MCGIVGYIGHRDAYPIIIKGLKRLEYRGYDSAGIMLYDGESMKVAKTKGKVSDLEEKAKEITINGNIGIGHTRWATHGVPNDVNSHPHLSNSGDLVIIHNGIIENYEPLKKELMNRGYTFKSDTDTEVLVNLIEDVQKKDNLKLGKAVQIALNQVVGAYAIAVFDIKKPDEIVVARLGSPLAVGIGEDEYFIASDASPFIEYTSNAIYLEDEEMAIVRKNKSIKVRKIKDDSLVDPYIQELQMNLEQIEKGGYEHFMLKEIYEQPSVIKDTYRGRLLANKGIVQMAGVEDNIEKFLNAERIIIVACGTSWHAGLVAEYIFEEFARIPVEVEYASEFRYRNPIINPKDVVIAISQSGETADTLAAIKLAKEKGAFVFGVCNVVGSSISRETHAGAYTHAGPEIGVASTKAFTTQITILTLISLRLAKAKGTMSNSDFHRYLQELEAIPEKVAEALATNDIAKTIASIYKDAPNCLYLGRGYNFPVALEGALKLKEISYIHAEGYPAAEMKHGPIALIDEKMPVIIVAPKQGHYDKVVSNIQEIKSRSGKIIAVVTKGDTQVKELADHVIEIPDTAEALTPLLTTIPLQLLSYHIAVMRGCNVDQPRNLAKSVTVE, encoded by the coding sequence ATGTGTGGAATTGTTGGATATATAGGTCATAGGGATGCCTATCCTATAATTATTAAAGGATTAAAGAGATTAGAATACAGGGGTTACGATAGTGCGGGGATTATGCTTTATGATGGCGAATCCATGAAAGTAGCTAAAACCAAAGGTAAAGTTTCTGATTTGGAAGAAAAAGCCAAAGAAATTACCATAAACGGAAATATAGGAATAGGACACACACGATGGGCAACTCACGGTGTTCCAAATGATGTAAACTCTCACCCGCATCTTTCTAATTCAGGAGATTTGGTAATCATCCATAACGGAATCATAGAAAATTATGAGCCGTTAAAAAAGGAGTTGATGAACAGAGGGTACACTTTTAAATCGGATACAGACACAGAAGTACTGGTAAATCTTATTGAAGATGTACAGAAAAAAGACAATCTTAAATTAGGAAAAGCAGTTCAGATTGCCTTAAATCAGGTAGTAGGAGCTTATGCTATTGCTGTTTTTGATATTAAAAAACCGGATGAAATTGTGGTTGCCCGTTTGGGAAGTCCTTTAGCGGTTGGTATTGGAGAGGATGAATATTTTATCGCTTCAGATGCTTCTCCGTTCATTGAATATACATCCAACGCGATTTATCTTGAAGATGAAGAAATGGCCATCGTCAGAAAAAATAAATCAATTAAGGTAAGAAAGATTAAAGACGATTCATTGGTAGATCCTTATATTCAGGAATTACAGATGAACCTTGAGCAAATAGAAAAAGGAGGCTATGAGCATTTTATGCTTAAAGAAATCTATGAGCAGCCAAGTGTAATTAAGGATACCTACAGAGGAAGGCTTTTGGCAAACAAGGGAATCGTTCAGATGGCCGGTGTCGAAGACAATATTGAAAAATTCCTCAATGCAGAAAGAATCATTATTGTGGCTTGCGGAACTTCATGGCATGCAGGATTGGTTGCTGAATATATTTTTGAGGAATTTGCAAGAATTCCGGTTGAAGTGGAATATGCTTCTGAATTCAGATATAGAAATCCAATCATCAACCCTAAAGATGTGGTCATTGCTATTTCCCAATCTGGTGAGACGGCAGATACGCTAGCGGCAATCAAGCTGGCAAAAGAAAAAGGAGCATTTGTCTTTGGAGTATGCAACGTAGTAGGTTCGTCTATTTCGCGTGAAACGCATGCAGGTGCTTATACCCATGCCGGACCGGAAATTGGGGTAGCTTCTACAAAAGCATTTACAACCCAGATAACAATCCTTACATTAATATCACTTCGTCTTGCTAAGGCAAAAGGAACGATGTCTAATTCAGATTTCCACAGATATCTTCAGGAATTGGAAGCAATTCCTGAAAAGGTAGCGGAAGCATTGGCAACAAATGATATTGCTAAAACTATTGCGTCAATTTATAAAGATGCTCCAAACTGCCTTTACCTGGGAAGAGGTTATAATTTCCCGGTGGCATTAGAAGGTGCCTTAAAGCTAAAAGAGATATCTTATATTCATGCAGAAGGCTATCCGGCTGCAGAAATGAAACACGGCCCAATTGCTTTGATTGATGAAAAAATGCCGGTTATTATTGTAGCTCCAAAACAAGGGCATTATGATAAAGTGGTGAGCAATATTCAGGAAATCAAATCACGAAGCGGAAAGATTATAGCGGTAGTTACAAAAGGAGACACTCAGGTGAAGGAATTGGCGGATCACGTTATCGAAATACCGGATACTGCAGAGGCTTTAACTCCTTTGTTGACAACAATTCCTTTGCAGCTTTTATCTTACCATATTGCCGTAATGAGAGGCTGTAATGTAGACCAACCACGAAACTTAGCGAAATCAGTAACTGTGGAATAG
- the panC gene encoding pantoate--beta-alanine ligase, translated as MLIFNRQEDLKKHLGSVTKENTTIGFVPTMGALHQGHLSLIEKSLTENQVTVVSIFVNPTQFNNPEDLEKYPRTLEKDTQKIETVSKDVIIFAPSVEDIYEGNTKAKAFDFDGLENQMEGKHRPGHFDGVGTIVKRLFEIVNPTNAYFGEKDFQQLQIVKKMVEKHQMPVNVIGCPIYRESNGLAMSSRNERLTSQQKEDSSLIYKTLKTAKEKFGTESAKEITDWVESVFEKNPEFRLEYFQIADEEQLLPIGKKDNAKKYRAFIAVFINSIRLIDNISLN; from the coding sequence ATGCTCATTTTCAACAGACAGGAAGATCTCAAAAAACATTTAGGGTCGGTTACTAAAGAAAATACGACTATTGGATTTGTCCCGACAATGGGTGCGCTACACCAAGGACATTTGTCACTGATTGAAAAATCACTTACAGAAAATCAGGTAACGGTTGTCAGTATTTTTGTAAATCCGACACAATTTAACAACCCTGAAGACCTTGAAAAATATCCAAGAACTCTGGAAAAGGACACCCAAAAAATTGAAACTGTCAGTAAGGATGTCATCATTTTTGCCCCAAGCGTAGAGGACATCTACGAAGGCAATACCAAAGCAAAGGCTTTTGATTTCGATGGACTCGAAAACCAGATGGAAGGCAAGCACAGGCCCGGACATTTTGACGGTGTCGGCACAATTGTGAAACGACTTTTCGAAATCGTAAATCCGACCAATGCCTATTTTGGAGAAAAAGATTTCCAACAGCTTCAGATTGTAAAAAAAATGGTCGAAAAACACCAAATGCCGGTAAATGTTATTGGATGCCCTATATACAGAGAGTCTAACGGACTTGCCATGAGCTCCAGAAATGAAAGGCTTACCTCCCAACAAAAAGAAGATTCTTCCCTGATATACAAGACATTAAAAACTGCCAAAGAAAAGTTTGGCACGGAAAGTGCAAAAGAAATTACCGACTGGGTAGAAAGTGTTTTTGAAAAAAATCCGGAATTCCGACTGGAATATTTCCAGATTGCTGACGAGGAGCAATTATTGCCAATAGGCAAAAAAGACAATGCTAAAAAATACCGCGCTTTCATTGCTGTGTTCATTAACAGTATCCGTCTGATAGATAATATTTCATTGAATTAA
- a CDS encoding glycogen/starch synthase, with product MEDKRILYVSSEVVPYLAENEVSIMSYDVPKMINDQGGQIRIFMPRYGNINERRHQLHEVIRLSGMNLVVNDLDMPLIIKVASIPKERIQVYFIDNDEYFKRKATFTDEEGVLYPDNDERAIFFAKGVVETVKKLNWVPDIIHVHGWLAGMLPIYMKHYYKDEALFSETKIVTSVYSQGFEGNLDMEMMKKVAFDGIPNESIEYLAEPNYENVIKASIMHSDAVIIASEDLSSSLTKFIESSGKPFLPFATKDKFAEAYTNFYRNQVL from the coding sequence ATGGAGGATAAGAGGATATTGTATGTATCATCTGAGGTAGTGCCTTATTTGGCTGAAAATGAAGTGTCTATAATGTCGTATGACGTTCCGAAAATGATTAATGATCAGGGAGGACAGATTAGGATTTTTATGCCACGTTATGGAAACATAAACGAAAGAAGGCACCAACTGCATGAAGTTATAAGACTTTCAGGAATGAATCTGGTAGTGAATGATTTAGACATGCCATTGATTATTAAGGTAGCCTCTATACCAAAAGAAAGAATCCAGGTTTATTTCATCGATAATGATGAATATTTCAAACGCAAGGCAACTTTTACAGACGAAGAAGGTGTTTTATATCCTGACAATGATGAAAGGGCTATCTTTTTTGCAAAAGGAGTCGTGGAAACAGTAAAAAAACTGAACTGGGTGCCGGATATTATCCATGTGCATGGCTGGTTGGCCGGAATGCTTCCAATCTACATGAAGCATTATTATAAAGATGAGGCCCTGTTTTCTGAAACAAAAATAGTAACCTCTGTTTATAGCCAGGGTTTTGAAGGGAATCTGGATATGGAGATGATGAAAAAAGTGGCCTTTGATGGAATTCCTAATGAATCTATAGAGTATCTGGCAGAGCCTAATTATGAAAATGTAATCAAAGCCTCTATAATGCACTCAGATGCAGTGATAATAGCCTCCGAAGACCTTTCTTCAAGTTTAACAAAATTTATAGAATCATCGGGAAAACCTTTTTTACCTTTCGCCACGAAAGATAAGTTTGCAGAAGCTTATACTAATTTCTATAGAAATCAAGTTTTATAA